One window of the Panulirus ornatus isolate Po-2019 chromosome 12, ASM3632096v1, whole genome shotgun sequence genome contains the following:
- the LOC139751947 gene encoding uncharacterized protein isoform X3, with translation MNCCRRAEDQTPYLYNTWSSDGWSDDLSRVSVVQVVDRPPVRSQHNGPGRVQGRYDPVLGRYGSGRVQERYDSALGLGRLPHHDPALGPGRPPHHDPALGPGRSPHHDPVLGPGPPPHHNPALGLGRPPHHDPALRPGRSPHHDSALGPGRPPHHDSALVSGRPPHHDPALGSGRPPHHDPALGSGRPPHHDPALGSGRPPHHDPALGSGRPPHHDPALGPGRPPHHDPALTPGRPPHHDPALGPGRPPQHDPALGPGRPPHHDPALGSGRPPHHDPALGSGRPPHHDPALGPERPLHDGSGYDTKSPPGRLSLEEPAHAPGRPSHHAPGTTSKTLPPSQEIHQGLPNLGNTCYMNAVIQCLYHTSYLTQYFRRGVAQSDINERSLTKGEVALTYAGVVQALETGRGKEVALRTLRMVCGEYDHQFRGDDQKEAHDLLGCLLQWLHEDLASEELGCACPRQQRHPRGMAHESPSHRPAPPRQGHHNNTASLHSWQERTSVHHPAGGFTGVRDAPLVAGRGPGNPLGLEAGADGGGSTAGQCGKCGVEREVESLVSRTVVGIQQSTIVCPALGAILCRTHERFTNLTLAVNLTGEVHLEEVLASHYRVQEILWPCQSCGKDHICHQQTRIISLPHVLIIHLSRSVFYPARSVFYPTRSVFYPTSICRLRNIDFLNRLLSHLLLCRCTSGKLPLSQVNLPSLAKVY, from the exons ATGAACTGCTGTCGAAGAGCTGAGGACCAGACGCCCTACCTGTACAAT ACGTGGAGCAGCGACGGGTGGTCGGACGACCTCAGCAGAGTCTCCGTCGTCCAGGTCGTAGATCGTCCCCCGGTTCGATCCCAGCACAATGGTCCTGGTCGTGTccagggacggtacgaccctgtccTGGGACGCTACGGTTCTGGTCGTGTCCAGGAACGCTATGACTCTGCCCTGGGACTAGGACGCCTACCCCACCACGACCCTGCCCTGGGACCGGGACgacctccccaccacgaccctgcCCTGGGACCAGGACGgtctccccaccacgaccctgtCCTGGGACCGggaccacctcctcaccacaaccctgccctgggACTGGGACgacctccccaccacgaccctgcCCTGAGACCAGGACGGTCTCCCCACCACGACTCTGCCCTGGGACCGGGACGACCTCCCCACCACGACTCTGCCCTGGTATCAGGACgacctccccaccacgaccctgcCCTGGGATCAGGACgacctccccaccacgaccctgcCCTGGGATCAGGACgacctccccaccacgaccctgcCCTGGGATCAGGACgacctccccaccacgaccctgcCCTGGGATCAGGACgacctccccaccacgaccctgcCCTGGGACCGGGACgacctccccaccacgaccctgcCCTGACACCGGGACgacctccccaccacgaccctgcCCTGGGACCAGGACGACCTCCCCAACACGACCCTGCCCTGGGACCGGGACgccctccccaccacgaccctgcCCTGGGATCGGGACgacctccccaccacgaccctgcCCTGGGATCGGGACgacctccccaccacgaccctgcCCTGGGACCAGAACGACCCCTGCACGACGGCTCTGGATATGACACCAAGTCTCCCCCAGGACGACTCTCACTAGAGGAACCTGCACATGCCCCGGGACGACCGTCTCACCATGCCCCTGGAACGACCAGCAAGACTCTCCCGCCATCTCAG GAAATTCACCAAGGATTGCCGAACCTGGGCAACACTTGCTACATGAATGCTGTGATCCagtgcctctaccacaccagctaCCTGACGCAGTACTTCCGCAGGGGCGTAGCACA GTCAGACATCAACGAGAGGAGCCTGACCAAGGGGGAAGTCGCCCTGACGTACGCTGGCGTCGTCCAAGCTCTGGAGACTGGCAGGGGGAAGGAGGTGGCCCTCAGGACCCTCAGG ATGGTGTGTGGCGAGTACGACCACCAGTTTCGTGGAGACGACCAGAAAGAGGCACACGACCTGTTGGGCTGCCTCCTGCAGTGGCTCCATGAAGATCTCGCCTCG GAGGAGCTGGGGTGCGCTTGCCCCAGGCAGCAGCGCCACCCCAGGGGCATGGCACACGAGTCCCCCTCTCACCGGCCAGCCCCTCCTCGTCAGGgtcaccacaacaacacagcGAGTCTTCACTCATGGCAAGAGCGAACGTCTGTACACCATCCTGCCGGAGGTTTCACCGGGGTACGCGACGCCCCGCTGGTTGCCGGACGGGGACCTGGAAATCCGTTGGGGCTGGAAGCTGGAGCAGACGGTGGAGGCTCCACAGCTGGTCAGTGTGGGAAGTGTGGGGTTGAGCGGGAGGTGGAGTCCCTGGTCTCCCGCACCGTCGTGGGAATCCAGCAGTCGACCATCGTCTGTCCGGCGCTCGGGGCCATCTTGTGTCGAACCCACGAACGCTTCACGAACCTGACCCTCGCCGTCAACCTCACGGGAGAGGTTCACTTGGAG GAGGTCCTCGCTTCGCACTACCGGGTCCAGGAGATACTGTGGCCCTGCCAGTCCTGTGGCAAGGATCACATCTGTCACCAGCAAACAAGGATTATCTCTCTTCCACACGTCCTTATCATACACCTTAGCAGGTCAGTGTTCTACCCCGCCAGGTCAGTGTTCTACCCCACCAG GTCAGTGTTCTACCCCACAAGCATCTGTAGATTACGTAACATTGATTTCTTGAACAGATTGTTGTCCCATCTTTTGTTGTGCAGGTGTACTTCAGGTAAACTCCCTCTCTCGCAGGTAAACCTTCCCTCTCTCGCAAAAGTATACTGA
- the LOC139751947 gene encoding uncharacterized protein isoform X2, with protein MNCCRRAEDQTPYLYNTWSSDGWSDDLSRVSVVQVVDRPPVRSQHNGPGRVQGRYDPVLGRYGSGRVQERYDSALGLGRLPHHDPALGPGRPPHHDPALGPGRSPHHDPVLGPGPPPHHNPALGLGRPPHHDPALRPGRSPHHDSALGPGRPPHHDSALVSGRPPHHDPALGSGRPPHHDPALGSGRPPHHDPALGSGRPPHHDPALGSGRPPHHDPALGPGRPPHHDPALTPGRPPHHDPALGPGRPPQHDPALGPGRPPHHDPALGSGRPPHHDPALGSGRPPHHDPALGPERPLHDGSGYDTKSPPGRLSLEEPAHAPGRPSHHAPGTTSKTLPPSQEIHQGLPNLGNTCYMNAVIQCLYHTSYLTQYFRRGVAQSDINERSLTKGEVALTYAGVVQALETGRGKEVALRTLRMVCGEYDHQFRGDDQKEAHDLLGCLLQWLHEDLASEELGCACPRQQRHPRGMAHESPSHRPAPPRQGHHNNTASLHSWQERTSVHHPAGGFTGVRDAPLVAGRGPGNPLGLEAGADGGGSTAGQCGKCGVEREVESLVSRTVVGIQQSTIVCPALGAILCRTHERFTNLTLAVNLTGEVHLEEVLASHYRVQEILWPCQSCGKDHICHQQTRIISLPHVLIIHLSRGCRYTLYGVCNHRGTSSSGHYTAICRRLEPHRQHGWFLYDDDFVKVTPHCHRPYETHILFYESQGR; from the exons ATGAACTGCTGTCGAAGAGCTGAGGACCAGACGCCCTACCTGTACAAT ACGTGGAGCAGCGACGGGTGGTCGGACGACCTCAGCAGAGTCTCCGTCGTCCAGGTCGTAGATCGTCCCCCGGTTCGATCCCAGCACAATGGTCCTGGTCGTGTccagggacggtacgaccctgtccTGGGACGCTACGGTTCTGGTCGTGTCCAGGAACGCTATGACTCTGCCCTGGGACTAGGACGCCTACCCCACCACGACCCTGCCCTGGGACCGGGACgacctccccaccacgaccctgcCCTGGGACCAGGACGgtctccccaccacgaccctgtCCTGGGACCGggaccacctcctcaccacaaccctgccctgggACTGGGACgacctccccaccacgaccctgcCCTGAGACCAGGACGGTCTCCCCACCACGACTCTGCCCTGGGACCGGGACGACCTCCCCACCACGACTCTGCCCTGGTATCAGGACgacctccccaccacgaccctgcCCTGGGATCAGGACgacctccccaccacgaccctgcCCTGGGATCAGGACgacctccccaccacgaccctgcCCTGGGATCAGGACgacctccccaccacgaccctgcCCTGGGATCAGGACgacctccccaccacgaccctgcCCTGGGACCGGGACgacctccccaccacgaccctgcCCTGACACCGGGACgacctccccaccacgaccctgcCCTGGGACCAGGACGACCTCCCCAACACGACCCTGCCCTGGGACCGGGACgccctccccaccacgaccctgcCCTGGGATCGGGACgacctccccaccacgaccctgcCCTGGGATCGGGACgacctccccaccacgaccctgcCCTGGGACCAGAACGACCCCTGCACGACGGCTCTGGATATGACACCAAGTCTCCCCCAGGACGACTCTCACTAGAGGAACCTGCACATGCCCCGGGACGACCGTCTCACCATGCCCCTGGAACGACCAGCAAGACTCTCCCGCCATCTCAG GAAATTCACCAAGGATTGCCGAACCTGGGCAACACTTGCTACATGAATGCTGTGATCCagtgcctctaccacaccagctaCCTGACGCAGTACTTCCGCAGGGGCGTAGCACA GTCAGACATCAACGAGAGGAGCCTGACCAAGGGGGAAGTCGCCCTGACGTACGCTGGCGTCGTCCAAGCTCTGGAGACTGGCAGGGGGAAGGAGGTGGCCCTCAGGACCCTCAGG ATGGTGTGTGGCGAGTACGACCACCAGTTTCGTGGAGACGACCAGAAAGAGGCACACGACCTGTTGGGCTGCCTCCTGCAGTGGCTCCATGAAGATCTCGCCTCG GAGGAGCTGGGGTGCGCTTGCCCCAGGCAGCAGCGCCACCCCAGGGGCATGGCACACGAGTCCCCCTCTCACCGGCCAGCCCCTCCTCGTCAGGgtcaccacaacaacacagcGAGTCTTCACTCATGGCAAGAGCGAACGTCTGTACACCATCCTGCCGGAGGTTTCACCGGGGTACGCGACGCCCCGCTGGTTGCCGGACGGGGACCTGGAAATCCGTTGGGGCTGGAAGCTGGAGCAGACGGTGGAGGCTCCACAGCTGGTCAGTGTGGGAAGTGTGGGGTTGAGCGGGAGGTGGAGTCCCTGGTCTCCCGCACCGTCGTGGGAATCCAGCAGTCGACCATCGTCTGTCCGGCGCTCGGGGCCATCTTGTGTCGAACCCACGAACGCTTCACGAACCTGACCCTCGCCGTCAACCTCACGGGAGAGGTTCACTTGGAG GAGGTCCTCGCTTCGCACTACCGGGTCCAGGAGATACTGTGGCCCTGCCAGTCCTGTGGCAAGGATCACATCTGTCACCAGCAAACAAGGATTATCTCTCTTCCACACGTCCTTATCATACACCTTAGCAG GGGTTGTCGCTACACTCTCTATGGTGTCTGCAACCATCGTGGCACCAGCAGCAGTGGCCACTACACCGCCATCTGCAGGAGACTTGAGCCCCACCGTCAACACGGTTGGTTCCTCTACGACGATGATTTCGTGAAGGTAACACCACATTGCCACCGACCCTACGAGACCCACATCCTCTTCTACGAGAGCCAGGGAAGGTAG
- the LOC139751947 gene encoding uncharacterized protein isoform X1: MNCCRRAEDQTPYLYNTWSSDGWSDDLSRVSVVQVVDRPPVRSQHNGPGRVQGRYDPVLGRYGSGRVQERYDSALGLGRLPHHDPALGPGRPPHHDPALGPGRSPHHDPVLGPGPPPHHNPALGLGRPPHHDPALRPGRSPHHDSALGPGRPPHHDSALVSGRPPHHDPALGSGRPPHHDPALGSGRPPHHDPALGSGRPPHHDPALGSGRPPHHDPALGPGRPPHHDPALTPGRPPHHDPALGPGRPPQHDPALGPGRPPHHDPALGSGRPPHHDPALGSGRPPHHDPALGPERPLHDGSGYDTKSPPGRLSLEEPAHAPGRPSHHAPGTTSKTLPPSQEIHQGLPNLGNTCYMNAVIQCLYHTSYLTQYFRRGVAQSDINERSLTKGEVALTYAGVVQALETGRGKEVALRTLRMVCGEYDHQFRGDDQKEAHDLLGCLLQWLHEDLASEELGCACPRQQRHPRGMAHESPSHRPAPPRQGHHNNTASLHSWQERTSVHHPAGGFTGVRDAPLVAGRGPGNPLGLEAGADGGGSTAGQCGKCGVEREVESLVSRTVVGIQQSTIVCPALGAILCRTHERFTNLTLAVNLTGEVHLEEVLASHYRVQEILWPCQSCGKDHICHQQTRIISLPHVLIIHLSRYTEGHPHRKMTHISFPEQDLSMDDYLATDLTPRGCRYTLYGVCNHRGTSSSGHYTAICRRLEPHRQHGWFLYDDDFVKVTPHCHRPYETHILFYESQGR, translated from the exons ATGAACTGCTGTCGAAGAGCTGAGGACCAGACGCCCTACCTGTACAAT ACGTGGAGCAGCGACGGGTGGTCGGACGACCTCAGCAGAGTCTCCGTCGTCCAGGTCGTAGATCGTCCCCCGGTTCGATCCCAGCACAATGGTCCTGGTCGTGTccagggacggtacgaccctgtccTGGGACGCTACGGTTCTGGTCGTGTCCAGGAACGCTATGACTCTGCCCTGGGACTAGGACGCCTACCCCACCACGACCCTGCCCTGGGACCGGGACgacctccccaccacgaccctgcCCTGGGACCAGGACGgtctccccaccacgaccctgtCCTGGGACCGggaccacctcctcaccacaaccctgccctgggACTGGGACgacctccccaccacgaccctgcCCTGAGACCAGGACGGTCTCCCCACCACGACTCTGCCCTGGGACCGGGACGACCTCCCCACCACGACTCTGCCCTGGTATCAGGACgacctccccaccacgaccctgcCCTGGGATCAGGACgacctccccaccacgaccctgcCCTGGGATCAGGACgacctccccaccacgaccctgcCCTGGGATCAGGACgacctccccaccacgaccctgcCCTGGGATCAGGACgacctccccaccacgaccctgcCCTGGGACCGGGACgacctccccaccacgaccctgcCCTGACACCGGGACgacctccccaccacgaccctgcCCTGGGACCAGGACGACCTCCCCAACACGACCCTGCCCTGGGACCGGGACgccctccccaccacgaccctgcCCTGGGATCGGGACgacctccccaccacgaccctgcCCTGGGATCGGGACgacctccccaccacgaccctgcCCTGGGACCAGAACGACCCCTGCACGACGGCTCTGGATATGACACCAAGTCTCCCCCAGGACGACTCTCACTAGAGGAACCTGCACATGCCCCGGGACGACCGTCTCACCATGCCCCTGGAACGACCAGCAAGACTCTCCCGCCATCTCAG GAAATTCACCAAGGATTGCCGAACCTGGGCAACACTTGCTACATGAATGCTGTGATCCagtgcctctaccacaccagctaCCTGACGCAGTACTTCCGCAGGGGCGTAGCACA GTCAGACATCAACGAGAGGAGCCTGACCAAGGGGGAAGTCGCCCTGACGTACGCTGGCGTCGTCCAAGCTCTGGAGACTGGCAGGGGGAAGGAGGTGGCCCTCAGGACCCTCAGG ATGGTGTGTGGCGAGTACGACCACCAGTTTCGTGGAGACGACCAGAAAGAGGCACACGACCTGTTGGGCTGCCTCCTGCAGTGGCTCCATGAAGATCTCGCCTCG GAGGAGCTGGGGTGCGCTTGCCCCAGGCAGCAGCGCCACCCCAGGGGCATGGCACACGAGTCCCCCTCTCACCGGCCAGCCCCTCCTCGTCAGGgtcaccacaacaacacagcGAGTCTTCACTCATGGCAAGAGCGAACGTCTGTACACCATCCTGCCGGAGGTTTCACCGGGGTACGCGACGCCCCGCTGGTTGCCGGACGGGGACCTGGAAATCCGTTGGGGCTGGAAGCTGGAGCAGACGGTGGAGGCTCCACAGCTGGTCAGTGTGGGAAGTGTGGGGTTGAGCGGGAGGTGGAGTCCCTGGTCTCCCGCACCGTCGTGGGAATCCAGCAGTCGACCATCGTCTGTCCGGCGCTCGGGGCCATCTTGTGTCGAACCCACGAACGCTTCACGAACCTGACCCTCGCCGTCAACCTCACGGGAGAGGTTCACTTGGAG GAGGTCCTCGCTTCGCACTACCGGGTCCAGGAGATACTGTGGCCCTGCCAGTCCTGTGGCAAGGATCACATCTGTCACCAGCAAACAAGGATTATCTCTCTTCCACACGTCCTTATCATACACCTTAGCAG gtACACTGAGGGACACCCACACAGAAAGATGACTCACATAAGCTTCCCAGAGCAAGACCTGAGCATGGACGACTACCTggccactgacctgacccccag GGGTTGTCGCTACACTCTCTATGGTGTCTGCAACCATCGTGGCACCAGCAGCAGTGGCCACTACACCGCCATCTGCAGGAGACTTGAGCCCCACCGTCAACACGGTTGGTTCCTCTACGACGATGATTTCGTGAAGGTAACACCACATTGCCACCGACCCTACGAGACCCACATCCTCTTCTACGAGAGCCAGGGAAGGTAG